A genomic segment from Bradyrhizobium sp. CB1015 encodes:
- a CDS encoding SRPBCC domain-containing protein, which produces MSAAALKADTRDIVIDEVFPHTAETIWKALTSAQLIGRWLMQPTGFEAVEGKTFTFQTTPGGNWDGVIHCRVLEVVPHRRLVYAWKGGDERNTGYGAPLDTVVTWSLTPVEAGTRIRLVHAGFVLPRNESAYTVMSGGWKKVVRKLDEISGEG; this is translated from the coding sequence GTGAGTGCTGCCGCGTTGAAAGCCGACACACGAGACATCGTCATCGACGAGGTCTTCCCTCACACAGCCGAGACGATCTGGAAGGCGCTGACCAGCGCGCAGCTGATCGGGCGCTGGCTGATGCAGCCGACCGGCTTTGAGGCCGTCGAAGGCAAGACCTTCACCTTCCAGACCACCCCGGGGGGCAACTGGGACGGCGTGATCCATTGCCGCGTTCTGGAGGTCGTGCCGCATCGCCGCCTCGTCTACGCCTGGAAGGGCGGCGACGAGCGCAACACCGGCTATGGCGCCCCGCTCGACACCGTCGTGACCTGGTCCCTCACCCCGGTCGAAGCCGGCACGCGGATCCGCCTCGTCCATGCGGGCTTCGTCCTGCCCAGGAACGAGTCGGCCTACACGGTGATGAGCGGCGGCTGGAAGAAGGTCGTTCGCAAGCTCGATGAGATCAGCGGCGAAGGTTGA
- a CDS encoding GFA family protein, with protein MEKPYTGGCACGAIRYSIEREPLFSNHCQCRDCQRESGSGHGSYATFARAGVTLTGDARHWDMVADSGKVKTRGFCTQCGVAVYMTFAAQPDVFTIRAASLDEPARYKPQAVTFAARGQAWDPLDPGLVKFEGMPPG; from the coding sequence ATGGAGAAGCCCTATACCGGCGGCTGCGCCTGCGGCGCGATCCGCTATTCGATCGAACGGGAGCCCCTCTTCAGCAATCACTGCCAATGCCGCGACTGCCAGCGGGAAAGCGGCAGCGGCCATGGCTCGTACGCGACCTTCGCGCGCGCCGGTGTCACGCTGACGGGCGATGCCAGGCACTGGGACATGGTCGCCGATAGCGGCAAGGTGAAGACGCGCGGCTTCTGCACACAATGCGGCGTAGCCGTCTACATGACCTTCGCCGCGCAGCCCGATGTCTTCACGATCCGCGCGGCAAGCCTCGACGAGCCCGCCCGCTACAAGCCGCAGGCGGTGACCTTCGCCGCGCGCGGCCAGGCGTGGGACCCTCTCGACCCTGGCCTGGTGAAATTCGAGGGCATGCCGCCGGGGTAA
- a CDS encoding helix-turn-helix transcriptional regulator: MIEATPNPVTTVMRALADPTRRAVFERVFESKEISVAELTRGSGVTQGAVSQHLKSLKQAGLVAERAEGRNVYYRAAPQGLEPLVTWMDHYGVFWRERFQNLRDLLKEIDP, encoded by the coding sequence ATGATCGAAGCCACTCCCAACCCCGTCACCACCGTGATGCGCGCCCTTGCCGATCCGACCCGCCGCGCCGTGTTCGAGCGTGTGTTCGAGAGCAAGGAGATCAGCGTCGCCGAGCTGACGCGCGGCAGCGGCGTCACGCAAGGAGCCGTCTCGCAGCACCTGAAGTCGTTGAAACAGGCGGGCCTCGTCGCCGAGCGCGCCGAGGGCCGCAACGTCTATTACCGCGCCGCGCCGCAAGGACTCGAGCCGCTGGTCACCTGGATGGACCATTACGGCGTCTTCTGGCGCGAGCGTTTCCAGAACCTGCGTGACCTCTTGAAGGAGATCGACCCGTGA